The window CGTCCCGGACGATCCGGGCGACACCGGCGATCACCCGGGGCGACTCCAGCCGGAAGACGGTCTCGATCGCGCGCACGGTGTCGGTCACCGCGCCGGGCGCCGGGGCGGGGGGCCGCGCGGCGGGCGGCTGCGGTGCGGTGGGCTGCGTTTCCACAGCCCACCATGCAACACCTCCGGACGGCGGAACGCCAGGAACGCCTAGCCCTCGGCGATCTCCCGGACCTCGCAGGTCACGGTCCAGAACTCCTCGTGGACCTGGAGGAACCGCTTGGTCCACTCCAGGGCCTCGGCCTTGTCCTTGCACTGCATGAGGGCGTAGCCGCCGATGACCTCCTTGGTCTCGGTGAAGGGGCCGTCGGTGACGGAGATCTTCCCGCCCTCCCAGGTGACCCGGGTGCCCTGGGCGGAGGGGGTGAGACCCGCGGTGTCGAGCATCACGCCGGCCTTGGTGATCTCCTCGATCAGCGCGCCCA of the Streptomyces sp. 1222.5 genome contains:
- a CDS encoding YciI family protein, which translates into the protein MPRFLSLVRIDESSAPAEGPSEELMQRMGALIEEITKAGVMLDTAGLTPSAQGTRVTWEGGKISVTDGPFTETKEVIGGYALMQCKDKAEALEWTKRFLQVHEEFWTVTCEVREIAEG